A stretch of the Aphelocoma coerulescens isolate FSJ_1873_10779 chromosome 22, UR_Acoe_1.0, whole genome shotgun sequence genome encodes the following:
- the TACR1 gene encoding substance-P receptor isoform X1, which produces MDASPALEAELEHLNASLNESWANPFVQPPWQVALWAVAYALIVVVAVVGNVVVMWIILAHKRMRTVTNFFLVNLAFAEASMAALNTVVNFSYAVHNEWYFGPAYCRFHNFFPIAAVFASIYSMTAIALDRYVAIIHPLRPRLSAAATKAVIGLIWLLAFLLAFPQGYFSVTAELPGRLVCLVEWPEPGSATSGKTYHFSMTVLLYLLPLLVIGCAYAAVGRTLWASEIPGDSSDRYHEQVSAKRKVVKMMIIVVCTFALCWLPYHVYFTLQYLRPEWYLQRFIQQVYLAVMWLAMSSTMYNPIIYCCLNDRFRLGFKHAFRWCPWVSAGEYEGLELRSARFLHTQSSVSKVSRMDTTTVASALGAADDDPDEPGRAKRLSLDMTSNGSSRSDSKTVSESLSFYSNTLT; this is translated from the exons ATGGATGCCTCTCCGGCTCTGGAAGCGGAGCTGGAGCACCTCAACGCCTCCCTGAACGAGTCCTGGGCCAACCCGTTCGTGCAGCCGCCCTGGCAGGTGGCCCTGTGGGCCGTGGCTTACGCCCTGATCGTGGTGGTGGCCGTGGTGGGCAACGTGGTGGTCATGTGGATCATCCTGGCGCACAAGCGGATGCGCACGGTCACCAACTTCTTCCTGGTGAACCTGGCCTTCGCCGAGGCCTCCATGGCCGCGCTCAACACCGTGGTGAACTTCAGCTACGCCGTGCACAACGAGTGGTACTTCGGCCCAGCCTACTGCCGCTTCCACAACTTCTTCCCCATCGCCGCCGTCTTCGCCAGCATCTACTCCATGACGGCCATCGCGCTGGACAG GTACGTGGCCATCATCCACCCGCTCCGGCCGCGCCTCTCGGCCGCGGCCACCAAGGCGGTCATCGGCCTCATCTGGCTCCTGGCCTTCCTGCTCGCCTTTCCCCAGGGATATTTCTCCGTCACCGCCGAGCTCCCGGGACGCCTCGTGTGCCTCGTGGAGTGGCCGGAGCCTGGCAGTGCCACATCCGGAAAAAC GTACCACTTCTCCATGACCGTCCTGCTGTACCTGCTGCCGCTCCTGGTGATCGGCTGCGCCTACGCCGCCGTCGGCCGCACGCTCTGGGCCAGCGAGATCCCCGGGGACTCCTCCGACCGCTACCACGAGCAGGTGTCGGCCAAgaggaag GTGGTGAAGATGATGATCATCGTGGTGTGCACCTTCGCGCTCTGCTGGCTGCCCTACCACGTGTACTTCACGCTGCAGTACCTGCGGCCCGAGTGGTACCTGCAGAGGTTCATCCAGCAGGTCTACCTGGCCGTCATGTGGCTGGCCATGAGCTCCACCATGTACAACCCCATCATCTACTGCTGCCTCAACGACAG gtTCCGGCTGGGATTCAAGCACGCGTTCCGCTGGTGCCCGTGGGTCAGCGCCGGGGAGTacgaggggctggagctgcgCTCGGCGCGGTTCCTGCACACGCAGAGCTCGGTGTCCAAGGTCAGCAGGATGGACACCACCACCGTGGCCTCGGCGCTCGGCGCGGCCGACGACGACCCCGACGAGCCCGGCCGGGCCAAGCGGCTCTCCCTGGACATGACCTCCAACGGCTCCTCCCGCAGCGACTCCAAGACGGTCTCCGAGAGCCTCAGCTTCTACTCCAACACCCTCACCTAG
- the TACR1 gene encoding substance-P receptor isoform X2, which yields MDASPALEAELEHLNASLNESWANPFVQPPWQVALWAVAYALIVVVAVVGNVVVMWIILAHKRMRTVTNFFLVNLAFAEASMAALNTVVNFSYAVHNEWYFGPAYCRFHNFFPIAAVFASIYSMTAIALDRYVAIIHPLRPRLSAAATKAVIGLIWLLAFLLAFPQGYFSVTAELPGRLVCLVEWPEPGKFPQHFQYHFSMTVLLYLLPLLVIGCAYAAVGRTLWASEIPGDSSDRYHEQVSAKRKVVKMMIIVVCTFALCWLPYHVYFTLQYLRPEWYLQRFIQQVYLAVMWLAMSSTMYNPIIYCCLNDRFRLGFKHAFRWCPWVSAGEYEGLELRSARFLHTQSSVSKVSRMDTTTVASALGAADDDPDEPGRAKRLSLDMTSNGSSRSDSKTVSESLSFYSNTLT from the exons ATGGATGCCTCTCCGGCTCTGGAAGCGGAGCTGGAGCACCTCAACGCCTCCCTGAACGAGTCCTGGGCCAACCCGTTCGTGCAGCCGCCCTGGCAGGTGGCCCTGTGGGCCGTGGCTTACGCCCTGATCGTGGTGGTGGCCGTGGTGGGCAACGTGGTGGTCATGTGGATCATCCTGGCGCACAAGCGGATGCGCACGGTCACCAACTTCTTCCTGGTGAACCTGGCCTTCGCCGAGGCCTCCATGGCCGCGCTCAACACCGTGGTGAACTTCAGCTACGCCGTGCACAACGAGTGGTACTTCGGCCCAGCCTACTGCCGCTTCCACAACTTCTTCCCCATCGCCGCCGTCTTCGCCAGCATCTACTCCATGACGGCCATCGCGCTGGACAG GTACGTGGCCATCATCCACCCGCTCCGGCCGCGCCTCTCGGCCGCGGCCACCAAGGCGGTCATCGGCCTCATCTGGCTCCTGGCCTTCCTGCTCGCCTTTCCCCAGGGATATTTCTCCGTCACCGCCGAGCTCCCGGGACGCCTCGTGTGCCTCGTGGAGTGGCCGGAGCCTGGCA AGTTCCCACAGCATTTCCA GTACCACTTCTCCATGACCGTCCTGCTGTACCTGCTGCCGCTCCTGGTGATCGGCTGCGCCTACGCCGCCGTCGGCCGCACGCTCTGGGCCAGCGAGATCCCCGGGGACTCCTCCGACCGCTACCACGAGCAGGTGTCGGCCAAgaggaag GTGGTGAAGATGATGATCATCGTGGTGTGCACCTTCGCGCTCTGCTGGCTGCCCTACCACGTGTACTTCACGCTGCAGTACCTGCGGCCCGAGTGGTACCTGCAGAGGTTCATCCAGCAGGTCTACCTGGCCGTCATGTGGCTGGCCATGAGCTCCACCATGTACAACCCCATCATCTACTGCTGCCTCAACGACAG gtTCCGGCTGGGATTCAAGCACGCGTTCCGCTGGTGCCCGTGGGTCAGCGCCGGGGAGTacgaggggctggagctgcgCTCGGCGCGGTTCCTGCACACGCAGAGCTCGGTGTCCAAGGTCAGCAGGATGGACACCACCACCGTGGCCTCGGCGCTCGGCGCGGCCGACGACGACCCCGACGAGCCCGGCCGGGCCAAGCGGCTCTCCCTGGACATGACCTCCAACGGCTCCTCCCGCAGCGACTCCAAGACGGTCTCCGAGAGCCTCAGCTTCTACTCCAACACCCTCACCTAG